A stretch of DNA from Chloroflexota bacterium:
CGAGTCCAGCTCGTGGACGGCCAGGAAGCTCGGGCCGCGACCGTCAAGCTGCTGGTAGCGCAGGATGCGCCGCCAGCCGGGCACGCGCATCAGCAGCGGGATGTGCTCCTGGAGGTACCACTGGTGGTAGTCCTCCACCATGCTCTCGGGCGGGTCCATCGTCATCGAGACGAGGTAGGGCGCATGGGCCGTCCAGGGGCGGGTCCAGGGCTCGCCCAGGTCAAGCTGCTGGTAGACGCGCCGGTCCACCAGCAGCAGCCGCGACATGAACGCCTGGTCCGCGTCGCGCTCGCGCTCGCGGAGGGCGAGGTAGGTGGGGCTCTGGAGTACAGAGGCAGTCTCCAGGTCGTACCAGGCGAGGTGGCGCGGGCCGTCCTCGCCGACACGCCAGTAGCGTCGAGCGCTGAGCACGCCGGGCAGCGCAGACCGCTTGGCAGCATGATCGTCGTACCAGCGGTGGAACTCGTCCTCACGCCCCGGCGCGGGGTTCATGTGGACGTACAGCAAAGCCTGACCGTCTGAACCGTCTGCGTCTGACATCTCGCATCCCCAGGGTGGGTGGCAGCTTCGCCAGCGAATGTACGGAGCGGTGCGGGCAGTATAGCCGGAGTCGCATCGGCTGGTGAGAAAAGGGCTGGATGCCCCTGGGCCGCCCCGCCGACGCTGGCGTCAGCAGTACGGGGCGATGGTACGGGGCGCGCCGCGGGCTGCCACCGGAGCGGAGCGCCCGCTCCAGGGGTATGCTGAGGGTGTCCCTGCACTGCCGGACGGGTCGCCTTCCAGGGTGGCGCGGCAACGGCATCTCCCATGCAGGGCCGGCGTTGGTCAGCTGAGGGGGACTGTCCTCGCGGGACACGGACCCGGGCGGGCAGATCGTGTGGGCGCACGATAGCGGCAGGCCAGACGCTGAATGAGGGGCGGCTTTCGGGGCGAGAGCCGCCCCTCGGCACGTCTATCACACGTGCCTGGAACGCCGCTGCAACGGCAGTGGAACGTCGCCGCCGTACGCTGCCCACACGAGAGCGACGGCACAACTCGCTGGGATGCGCCAGCACGGAGCTGCCCGAACGGGTATGCAACCCCTGCCAGCAGCCCCACCGAGCGAGGCCGCCGCGCCGACAGCCGATACGGCGTTCAGCCGGCCGCACAGGCCGGCATGTGAGGACGGACGCCGGCGAGGGAGTGGGCACGATGCCGCAGGGAACGTGTGGCGAACGTGGCGATGGAGTGCGGGTGCTGGTGCTGCGGCGACGGCAGCGTCGGCTCAAGGGAGACCGTGGCCGGCTGCTGAGCTGGCCGGCCGAGCGCGGGGCAGAGCCGGTGGGCGTCGGCGCGGTGGCCACTGGGAGCGTCGGCGCGGTGGCCACTGGGAGCGTCAGTGCGGTGGCCGCTGGGAGCGTCGGCGCGGTGGCCGGTGGGGCCATCGGCGCGGTGGCCGCTGGGAGCGTCAGTGCGGTGGCCGGTGGCGTGGGGACCACCGGCCTGCCGCCCGCCGCCGTGCTGGCCGGGCTGTTCGCGCTGCCATCCGGGCCAGCGCCGAGCCTCGACATCCGCCCGGACGACTCGGACGCCGCGGCCGCTACGGGCCTCGGGTGGCTCTGGCGGATGCTCGGGCACACCGCTGGCGGACGCGAGCGCTGGGCAGAGCTGCTGCGGCTCGCCGTGGCCAGCGCCGACCGGCCGGTGGCCGCCGAGATGCTCAACGTGATGGGGCAGCTCGTGCTGGGCGCGGGCGAGCTGACGCTGGCCCAGGCCTGCTTCGGCGAGGCGCTGGTCGCAGCTCGCGCCGGCCGCACGGCGGAGGCCGTGGTTCGAGCGCTGGACGGCCTGACGAGCGTCGCGGTCGCGCGGGGGGCGTTCGAGCTGGCACGGACGCTCCAGGACGAAGCCCTGACGATCCGCCGCCGTCTCCGCGACCGCGAGGGCGTGGCACGGTCCCTGGCGATGCTCGGGTGGCTGCTGCTCGACACCCAGGGCGTCCAGCACGCTGAGGCGCTGCTGGAGGCGAGCCTCGCGGAGCGTGTCCAGGCGGCACAGGAGGTCGAGCGCTGGGCCGGCCAGCGGCCGGAGTGGCTGGCTGCGCGAGGGTCCGAGCGCGCAACTGTCCGGAGCGGGCAACTGCGCCAGGGGCAGGCGCGCGGCCTGCTCCACCTGGGCTGGCTGGCGCGGATCGACGGTCGGCGCGAACTGGCGCAGACGCACCTCGTGGAGGCGTTGGTGACGGACGCGGGCGGGACCGGCCAGATCGCCGGGCTGATCGGGCTGCTGGCACAGGTGACCGGCGAAGGCGCTTCCTCGATCCGCACGGTGGCGGGACTCCTGATCGGGGCCGAACTGCACGACGCGGCGCAGCAGGAGCAGGCTGACCCGGCCGGCTATCGCGTGGAGGCGTTCGCTCGCCTGGCACTGCCGGCGCTGGCGCGGATCTGGAGCGGGGCAACGGAGGCGACGCTTTCCCAGGAGGCCGGCCGCACCGAGCTGGCAGCCTGGGCGCTCTGCGCGTCCGAGACGGCGGCGGCCACGAGCGCGCCGTCTCGCAGCGCCGACGCCGAGCGAGCGCTCCTGACGGCGCGCGAGCTGGAGGTCGCGCTGCTGATCGGGAAGGGGTACACCAATCGGCGCATCGCCGAGGAGCTGATCATCGGGGAGCGGACGGCCGAGACGCACGCGCGGAACATTCGCGAGAAGCTGGGGATGAGCACACGGGCACAGATCGCGGCGTGGGCAGCCGTCCGAGCGGCCGGCTGAGGGCTGCGTGCTGGCTGACTGCACAGACCGCCGTTTGAGCAGAGCGGCAGGCGTTCATTTCAGCGCACTGCACGCCGGTGGCCATGTCATCCTGAATGGCCATGTCATCCTGAATGGCCATGTCATCCTGAACGAGCGAGCTTGCGAGCGACGTGAAGGACCTCACCCGCTGACCGTCAACTCTGGTGTCACCCGCTGACGCGAGAGTCGACGGTCAGCGGGTGAGGTCCTTCGCTGCGCTCAGGATGACATGGCATGTTGCACGCTTTGCACGAGGTTGCGGTAGCTCTCGGCCTGGAACGGTCTGCCCCTGCGTGCGTGCGGGAGATGCTGTCAGCAGAGCCGAGAGTCCTCTTGGGCGGCGGACCAGAGGGCGGAGTCAGGCTGAGAATCCGCCCACGGACGCCGTCCGGACTCCTAGCCCCGGCCGACGAACGGCATCTTTGTCGCCATGATCGTCAGGAACAGCACGTTGGTATCCAGCGGCAAACTCGCCATCTGCACCACCGCCCGTGCGACGTGCTCCACGTCGATGACCGGCTCTGGCTCCATCTGGCCGTTCGCCTGGAGCGCCCCCTGCGTCATGTACGAGGCCATCGGCGTGCTGGCATTGCCGATGTCGATCTGCCCACAGGCGATGTCGTACTTGCGGCCGTCGAGCGAGGTTGACTTCGTCAGCCCGGTGATGGCGTGCTTCGTCGAGGTGTACGGCGCGGAGTTCGGGCGCGGCGTGTGGGCCGAGATCGAGCCGTTGTTGATGATCCGGCCGCCACGCGGCGTCTGCTCCTTCATGATCTTGAACGCTTCCTGCGTACACAGGAACGCGCCCGTCAGGTTGGTCGCCACGACGGTGGACCAGGCCTCGTAGGTCAGGTCTTCGAGCAGACCCCGCGCGCCGGTCCCGGCGTTGTTGAACAACAGGTCCAGGCGGCCGAACGCCTCCTTCGCCTTCGCGAACAGCGCCTTCACGGCCGCTGGATCGCCGATATCGGTCGGCACGGCGATGGCCCGCGCCGCCGCGTCGCCGGCCCCGGCGATGGTCTCATTGAGCGCGTCAGCCCGCCGGCCCGCCAGCGCCACGTGGTATCCCTCGCGGAGGAGCGCCAGCGACGTCGCCCGGCCGACGCCGCTGCCGGCCCCGGTGACGATGGCTACCTTCTTGTCCATCCTCTACGTCTCCTAACCCTGCGGTGTGCCCCATCAGTCCGCGCGTAGGCTGCCAGACAGCGTTCTCCGGCAGGCGCGCGGGCGGTGGACACGCCTGGCCGATAGTGTAGC
This window harbors:
- a CDS encoding SDR family oxidoreductase; the encoded protein is MDKKVAIVTGAGSGVGRATSLALLREGYHVALAGRRADALNETIAGAGDAAARAIAVPTDIGDPAAVKALFAKAKEAFGRLDLLFNNAGTGARGLLEDLTYEAWSTVVATNLTGAFLCTQEAFKIMKEQTPRGGRIINNGSISAHTPRPNSAPYTSTKHAITGLTKSTSLDGRKYDIACGQIDIGNASTPMASYMTQGALQANGQMEPEPVIDVEHVARAVVQMASLPLDTNVLFLTIMATKMPFVGRG